The DNA window TGtacaaataaatctaaataattaGTTTTTTAAGTATTGTTTACACCAACTTAAGAGAATtatgaataaaagggaaaagtttGACACAAAAAATGACAGAGTGATTGCTCAACTCACAAGTTGGAATTATTTCAACTTGAAAAGTTACAAGAGTAGTCAACTTTGGTTTTAGGAGGTTTGCCTTGAGTGGCTTGGCTCATGCCAGTGATTAATACTCATTccttaataattaaatttttttgctcCAATATCGTAAAGCTTGTTGAGAAATCAATCTTCTACTATAAAACAGAGGATCACATCATGTCTGCAACTTTTAACAACTTAAAGTACTTTAAGTATGTGTTAGTCCCTTGGTACAGATTTATGACTCCCATTATGGATGTCAAAGCTTTGAAAGTGGCCAAAAAGTGTATTTAAATAATCTTAAAACTGAAGATCACATTCTGAGCAGATCTGCAAATTCACAAGTGTCATTTTGCATAGAATTAGAAAAACTTTAGAGACTCCCACAAATTCTAAAACTGAAGGACACAAAACCATTAGGGATGTGAACTAGATATTTTGACTTTAGTTTTGAGTCTAATTTCTGCTTATTCCACTCAGCAGGATCTGGTATAGTCCCTTCGCCCCTCTTCCCAAAATACACACTGGTGATTATTTTTTACTACGTTCCGAGTGAGTGTGAGATTTCAGTCTGTATGAAGCAGCTCCTGGTTACAAACCTGTTATCATTTGCTGTGCATCATAGGGTTCCATGTATCCATCGTTCTCCCCTACTCTCTCTGCATCCCTTTGGCCTTTCGTCCGTTTAGCATCATAAGGGTCAGCATAGTCTTCTAAAATGATGACCTGTAAAAGAACCAGACAGGGGAGTTGCTAAGGACTGTCATATACCAGAGTGACAATGGTATCAAAAAGACTGCTAAAAAACCTGCAGACCCAAAAAGAGGTCAAAATTTCCAACCAGTTCTGAAGAGCTTTTGCACTTGATTATGCTATTATCCACCCAGTTGGACAAACATCTGGCTTATTTTGGTAGTATAATTGACTGGCAACAATCCATCTAAACTCTCCTGCTTATACCCAAGGCTCTTctcacctccctctctctccccaagcAATAAGGCATTTGCTGGTTAAAGTGTAGCAGGGGTGGATGGCAGAAGGTGGAAGATGTCTATGGCTTTAGAGCACAAAAAAATGAACTGGTCTACTACATTTTccatgattttggtttttttaatgccAACCAGTTGAGCAATATAGCCATGGTTAAGTCAGCCCATCACCCACTGATACTGAACATCCACCAGCACTGGCTAGGCACTGAGAGGGAATAAAATAAGACCAAGACTTACTTTTTGTCCTCAAGGAATTTGTAACAGCTCTAAAGAGGCAGGCTTCATAATAAGAAGCCTAAGAAATAGGTCAGAGCTAAAGAGTATTGTGGGAGTTCTAGGTTCAATAATTTACAGGTAGACTGATTCTCATAGACTACAATCAGAGTTTTGATCCGTATTTGCTACAGAAAGCATCCATCCTTCCAAAAATAGAAAAGTGCCTGGGAAGGTGGTGTGAGTGCAATAGTTCTGTTCTGCAGCAGCTGGGTGACAATGTGGGAGCTTAGGGAGTCTGGGCTTGACAGGTGCTTCTCAGGGAGGAAGAGCtttatggggaaaaaagatatattcatttttaaagcacaGCACTTTCCCTATTATCAATGTGGCTCCACAAATAAACAGCTAGGATAGTATAGATAAACTACTTATTCCagttaaagagaaagagaggaataaaAACCAAAGGTGAATCAAAATTAAGGGAGGAAGCCCCAGGCCTTGGTACAATCTCTGATTACATTCTCCAAAGAGTTCACAGAGAAGCACCACTGGAGCTGGCAGAAGAATCCAGATAAACAGGGAGAAGTGAGGAGGAGGGGACAGCCTGGATTAGAGTCCTCTTCCTGGGAGGAGATGGCCTAAGAAACTTTAGACATCTAGAAGCGATGACCAATAACCGGGCAATCAATGCAGAGGGCTGTGGTTACCATTCACTCCCTCACTCCATTCTTCTTGCCTGAACACGTGTACTGCATCCCCAAGGTACAGCGAGGAACACGAAGCATGATACTCAGTGCTTGGCTGCAAGGTGCTTACAATCTAGTTAAACACATGGAGAGACCACTGACTAATGTCTGGACAAGCTGGTCATCCTTCCACAGCTCTCCTGGCAGTGTCTGGCAGGGGGGTAGGCATGCTGTAAATACTTGTGGACAGAGTAAGTGGAGGAATGAATAGAAGTGCCAATGCAGACACACGTGGTATGTGCTACCACTCCTGACTCCATCCGGGTGGGCCACATGTTTGAAGCCTGGgcaagagaaaattaaagttcTCATGACAGGGAAGTGATCGCCTGGGCTGGAGTCTGAAAGCTGGGTGTgagctcttctctctctccttcacacaGAACagcagatttaaaaacaaacgaacagggactcccctggtggtccaggggtaaagaatccaccttacaatgcaggggacagggtttcgatcactggtcggggaactaagatcccacgtgcagggCTACTGAGCTCTCGCgcctcaaactacagagcccacatgctctagagcctgcgcaccacaactagagaagagaaaaccctcacggcactgcaactaagacccaacgcagccaaaaaaaaaaaaaaaaaagaaacaaaaccccaaCTCATCTCTGTAAGAATGAAGCGGTCTCTTCACATGTTCACAGTCCTTTTCTTAACTGTCTCACACTGGACAGCACCCAGAAAACCTCCAGTGTGTAAGAAGCAGGAAACACCTTCTGTCCTGATCTGTAATTTCCCTTCAGGGCATTTCCTTGTCCTATTCTGTAGCCTCCGCAGTCCTTAGAGCCCTGTGCCCCTTATCCTATATGGCTCCTGCACAGCAAATGTTCATGGGATGAATGAAAGGGCTGTAATCTTGTGGTGCTAGTGAAGGACTGAGAAACCCTTTACTGGGTTGAAGTGCAAAGAACGATGGCGCTTCCAAACTAGCAGAGAAGGGGGCAGTTGAAATCAGTACTTAAACAGTTTAGAGGTTACCATTCCTTATGCTCAAGAAGGATAAAATTTACACACAAATCTAGCTTTGCAATTCCCCTggatttctaaattaaaataaaccacTTCTACAAGGGGATCAAATTTAACAAAGCACCCAACTGTCTCATTCAATTATTCTTCTAAACTGATAACAAAATTAAATGGAAAGTACATTTCTGCCAAGTTCCCCAACGCTAGAAGGCGaatttttcaagattaaaaaaaaaatctaattattttaaatggtcaCTTAGGAGTCATCAAATGTTACAGGGGGTAAATACATCCTCACCTTCTCTGAGGTATTTAGAACCCTAGAGTTTAGCGGGTTGACGATGCTCCCTTCCCACTGTTCCGCTTCAGTAGGGGAGAGGTGGTCCAAGGGAGGTTGTATTCTTACCGTGTCTTGCTGCTTAATAATCTTGCCCTTCTCCAGTTCGGGtcccagggaggaaggggaagaggacgCGGAGGAAgggctgctgctgctactgctgctgctactactgctGCTGGGGTAGTTGCTCTtcccattcttctcctgagtgtCCACCTTGATGAGCCTGTTGATGTAGGTGCTGCAGCCTGAGCTCTTGGCCGCGCCCCGGTGGGGCTCCTCCTCGGTGGCCCGGGAGTTCTTGCGGCCCTTGCCCGCGGCGGCCTGAATCAGACCCTGCAGGCTGTCTCGGGATAACCGGCTATCCTTTGGGGGGCCGACCCCGGCCCGGCTGCTCCCCAGCTCGGCCGCCGAGTTCTTTCGGCCCTTGCCCGGGGCGGGCCCCGCGCCGCCCGCCTCCGAGTTCTTGCGCAATTTGCCGCCTCCCCCGCCGCCGGGCTTGGCCCGCTCCGACACTGTCTTCAGGTTCAGGGGGAACTCCTTGAACCACTTGGCCGCCATGAGGGGGGCCCGGCCGGCGCGGCTCAGGAGCGTCGTGGCCGCGGAGCAGGCGAGCGAGGAGGCCCAGCTTAGACACGGAGAAGCGCCAGGGGCCGGGGGCCACTGCATTCCCCGGGGCTGGGGCGCTAGAGGCCGCGGCGAGGCCCCGCGACGGCTGCTCCGCTCGTCCCGGGCCGGCCGTCGCCTACTACCCGCAGGGTGGGGCCCCTacggcccggggcggggggctcGGGGCGCCGAGCGGGCGGGCGCGAGCCGCCGCTCCGGACACGGACGGCGACAGGCACGACGCACCGGGGCCCCGCCCGAGCTCGTCTTCAGCGCCTGCACGGCCGGGGGCTCCGCGGGTCTCCGGGGGCGGCGGGCGCCGGGGGCTTCCCCTGCTTTTTCCTCCCGGAGTGGGAGAGGCCGGGCCCACGGAAGCCCCGGGACAGCCCTGCCCACACTCCCGGAGACCAGGGGAGACGAAGCGGAGGCGGCAGGAGTGTCCCCGGCGCCGCGACGGACGGTGGGCCGCCAGCGGGCAGCCCGCCCTCTCCGCGCGCCCCTCCCCTCCGAGGCTGGCGCCTCCCCGCCCGCCACCTCCCGCCCAGATCCGGGGGCGCCGGGGTCAGCGCCTCTGCAGAGGCGGGTCCGGGGTGCATGTTCGGGGGAAGGTAGCAGCAGCTCTACGTGCTGACCGGTTGCACCCGCGTGGTTAGGGCCCCCCACTTTTTGGGCAAGCAGCTCCCCATCTGCACTGAGCCGGTCTCGGCTGGGCGCTGCCTTCAAACGCAGCCCAAGTGCGCCACGTGCACCTCTCCCACCCAGGATGGGAGCCCCTCCACTCCTAAAAGAGCTAGGCGCGCGCCACGGTCACTCGCTCCACTCTCTCTGCAAGCAtattttgggggtgtgtgtggggggagggtgtcTATTAAAAGCGGGAGCAGGGCCCGCGGGCGCTTGCTCCCGAGCCGGTGCAGTTACGGTCCCAGCGAGCACTGCCGGCGCGGCGCAGCGAGCACACAGATCTTCCCGCCCGGCCGGGCTGCAGCCGCCCGGGGATTGGCTGCGGAGGGGCGACCCCGCCCCGTGCCCCGCGGGCGTCGGAGGAGTAGGAGCGCGCCGGAATGGGCTAAGGCTTAGCGTCTGGGCTGCAGGCTGGATGTACCTGGCAAGGGGGAGGTACGGCTTTTTGGTTCCTGGCCCCGGGCTGCCGGGCGGGCGGTGGCGGGGACCTGAGCGTTGGGAGGCGTTTGTGGAAACTGCACCTCTCATTTCCTCTCCAGGGTGGCGGGGCGCGTGTTACCCCTCGGAGCTTGTCGCTTGCTCTCGCCAGGTGCGTCTGCAGAACTGATTTTTAGTGGGGTTGGTGGGTGGGAGTGGATAGCAGActgaatttaaaaactttaaatttaaaacctttttagCTTAAAAAGCTAAACGTGCTGTTGAGGCTAAAGCAATACGTTCTAAATCCAGTACAAGCCATGGGGACTGAATGATCCTGGCCACTCATTGGCTTCATTTGTGTGGGCGTTGGTCTGTGAGGTGGAGTGGGAAAAGAAATGCTTGCTTATACCAGCCATTCTTGAAAATGTgccttaccttaaaaaaaaaactttattgaggtataatttgcataccataaaattcacctgttttagGTGTACGATTAAACggtatttagtatatttacagtgcagccatcaccacaatctaattttagaacatttccctGTTTAGAGCATTTGGGGCTCCAGAAGGAAACCTTGTTAGCAATCACTCCTcattccctgccccccccccagccctAGGCGGCCaccaatctattttctgtctctacagatttgtctagtctggacttttcatataagtggaatcatacaatatgtggccctttgtgtctggtttcttacTGTAGCATCACGTTTTTGATATTCATCCACATTGTggcatttatcaatattttagtccatttatattgccagataatattccattctttgggtatacattttatttatctgttcatctgtcaatTGATGatcatttgagttgtttcttttttaaaaaatttaatttatttttggcagcgttgggtcttcgttgctgtgtgtggtctttctctagttgtggcgagctggggccactcttcccttgcagtgcgtgggcttctcattgcggtggcttctcttgctgcggagcacgggctttaggtgtgtggccttcagtagttgcagcacgcaggctcagtagttgtggcacaaggacttagttgctccatggcaggcatgtgggatcttccccgaccagggatcgaaaccgtgtcccctgcattggcaggcagattctttatccattgcaccaccagggaagtccctgagttgttttttttggatattgtgaacaatgctgctgtgaatatttgtgaACAAGTTTTTGGTGGACatcaattttaatttatcttgagtagatacccaggagtggaattgccgggtcatatggaattctctttaactttttgagaaactgccaaactgtgtGCCAAACGGCACCactttacgttcccaccagcaatatgagggttcccatttctccacatctcaacacttattgtctgtcttttataTTATAGCCCTCCTAGTGGATGTGATGtatcattgtggctttgatttgcatttccttaatggctaaATATGTTGAGAgtctttttcatgtgcttattggacatttgtttatctttggagaaatgtctatcagATGATTTGTCCacttttaattggtttatttgcattattattattattattattttggctgtgcctggCTGCATGCAGgatggttccctgaccaggaatcgaacccaggcctctgcagtgaaagcgccgaatccttaccactagaccaccagggaactccctatttgccttattattgagttgtaagagttctttatatactctttgtcttttttttttttttaataaatttatttatttttggctgcgttgggtcttcattgctgcacgcgggctttctctagttgcagcaagcaggggctactcttcgttgttgtgcacagtcttctcattgcggtggcttctcttgttgtggagcacgggctctaggcgccagggcttcagtagttgcggcacacgggcttagttgctccgcagcatgtgggatcttcccggaccagggctcgaacccgtgtcccctgcattggcaggcggattcttaaccactgcgccaccagggaagtcctactctttgtctttttaaaaacacaaataagacaCTTTTCCAGACCAAGCAATAGAGTGGAAGCTCATGACTTTTGAGTCATATGGTTTGAATTCAAAAAACAGGCTTCTCTATTTATGAGCATAAATTAAGTGATCTTGGACAGACTACCAGATTATGGTCTCTGAGCCTCCAGGACTTCATCTGTACAGTGGGGTAATAATGGCAAGTTCTGAGAGTttccatgaggattaaatgagacaacgtACATTAGCTGTTTAGTTAGCATAGCACCTGGCAGGCCCTTAAAGGCATCTTTGAAAGATTTATGCTGGGCCCTTGCTTGGGAGGTGTTGGTGCCCTCCCTGTTCCAAAAGCCCATAGACTTTTCCAGGGATTACCAGGAAATTGGGAGTAACAGCCATAGCCTGATTCTGCCCATAAACCTCtctatttttattcatcaatatTTCAACCTTTTAATTATCTTAACCACTGTTAGTTCTGTTTAAACTTAGTTGCAACTAAAGCAGTTTCCTCCTACAGCTGGGAACAATTTAGAGGACAGCGTTactactttcttttaaaatttaacgttttaatttttgtttctcccaaagtaaagaaaaaaaaaatccctttaaaatgaCTTTGACAGCCTTCTTACCTGCAGGAAAAGAACCAAGGGCTAATCAGTCATGCCTCtgcaatgaagcctccataaaaacccaaaagtatgggttctgagagcttctgggttggtgaacacagtAGAGATTTGGGGACAGTGACGCACctagagagcatggaagctctgtgccctttccCTATACCTTGCcccatgcatctcttccatctggctgttcctgagttatatactttttaaataaatggcaaTCTAGTAgggaaaatgtttctctgagatgtgagccactctagcaaattgaTGGGACCCAAGGAggggtcgtgggaacctccaGTCTATAGGTGGTCAGTCAGAAGCgcaggtgacaacctgggcttgCAGGTGACTGGTGTCTGAAGCGGGGCAGTCctatgggactgagcccttaacctgtggaatctgatgctatctcctgGGTAGACAGTATCAGAATTGAGTTgcactgtaggacacccagctggtgtctggaGCAGTGCTTGGTGGTGTGGTAAAATTGCTCCCCCCCTACATTGGAATTGGTGACCAGAACCCTTAATAGGTTCTGGGGATGAAGATATGGACCACTTTGCTGGGGGGCATGATTCTGCCCGCCACAGCACCTATTCCGTAATGTGATGGTGAATGATCCTGGCATTCCTCTAACTGTGGCTGGTTGGCTTTGCAGGAGAGCCTGTTGGAAAGAAACTGCAGCATGGAAGTTGTTTGCTTTTGCTGATCAACAAGCCTCCTTCCACCCCAcagccttctcttcctcctgctcctgCCTCCCAATGCCCAGAGCTTAGGAGTCAACCCCAGCATTTCTTGCCCTTTGATTCTGACCCTAAATGTGCTTTAACAATTAGTGATTAAAAAGATCCAGTGGAGGGCTTCGTGCTTGGAACCCGAgtctggaaggaggaagggaaacccTCTGTCAGGAAGCGGGTATGGAGGCTTATGCCGGGCCCTGCTTGTTATGCCCAAACTCCTTCTGTTGGAGTTTGGCCTTGGGAGGTGCAGTGCTAAGACCTGTGTTTGACAGGTCCTGGAGCAGCAGTGACTTCCGACCCTCTGCTGAAGTACTTGGGAAGCATGGAGTGTTGGAGGAACAGAAATCTCCAAGTGAGTTAGCTTGGGGGTTTGATTGGTGCTGGGACCCTCAGTCTATCACCTGGATTCTAATTAATCTACTCAGTTTCTCTTCAAGCATGAAACCTGAGATCCTGCCCTTGCTCCAGTCCGTCACCACGTTTCCTTTCACGTGAGGGATGCATCCCTCTGCCACACACAGTGCGGACCCTCAGGCGCTGTTGCGCTCGCTGCTCCTAACCCCAtacttctttttaattcttaTCTCCTCCCATTTCACCCTCCACCATCTCCAAAGTGATCTCTCTGCAACCTAGCCGTGTGGATGTCACCTCTCTGATTAAACCCCTCACCTCCTTCTCACAGCCAGTGGACTCTGCTGAGACTGCTGTGGGCAGCAGTCAGCGATTTCAGCAGTTGGCCTGGCCTGcctttcttccctctgctctcGCCACTCACCCAGCTGCAGCGTGCGTCTAGCTATTCCTGACTCCAGGCGCCCGGGCCTTTTCGCATCTCCATGCCTTTGCGTgtgctctgccctctgcctggattcccttctgcctccctcctgcATTAACcaccccccttccttccctccttcagctGAATGTTAACTTTGAAATACTACCCCCGTTGGTCCTGAAACTACATAATACCCCATTGAAAGCACTGGATTCCTGGTGTGCTGATGACTCcctgtcctcccagcccccagagaGTATGCTCCTGCCTTGAAGGCAGTGATATCCAAGGCCAACATTTAACACTGGACCACTCCCATAACACTGATAAGTGTTTGCTGACCGATTGAGTGCTGTATAACCGTTCATTGATCACGGGGGAGGAGTGTTTGTaggggactgtgtgtgtgtatgttttaacaTTGAGGAAAATGTGTCACTTATCGCATGTTCTAACTCCTCTGAATCCTCTAGCCTTACACCTGCCTTTTTTTTCGCTATTTTTCTTCTTAGGATtcaagaaaagagagacagaggtgtACGTTGGCAATCTCCCGCTggatatctctgaggtatgcttcACTCTCTGTGAACGGTTGCTTCTTATCTTCTTTGGTCTGCCCCATATGACTTAAACCTGCCAGTAACAATTTTACCAGTTTTAAAAGGTATGTTAGAGC is part of the Balaenoptera musculus isolate JJ_BM4_2016_0621 chromosome 1, mBalMus1.pri.v3, whole genome shotgun sequence genome and encodes:
- the SHE gene encoding SH2 domain-containing adapter protein E isoform X1, which produces MQWPPAPGASPCLSWASSLACSAATTLLSRAGRAPLMAAKWFKEFPLNLKTVSERAKPGGGGGGKLRKNSEAGGAGPAPGKGRKNSAAELGSSRAGVGPPKDSRLSRDSLQGLIQAAAGKGRKNSRATEEEPHRGAAKSSGCSTYINRLIKVDTQEKNGKSNYPSSSSSSSSSSSSPSSASSSPSSLGPELEKGKIIKQQDTVRIQPPLDHLSPTEAEQWEGSIVNPLNSRVLNTSEKVIILEDYADPYDAKRTKGQRDAERVGENDGYMEPYDAQQMITEIRRRGSKDPLVKALQLLDSPCEPGENGAKPEALAKRRSSKELLGKPPQLYDTPYEPSAEGGPRAEGLERKARLPQDDERPAAEYEQPWEWKKEQIVRALSVQFEGSERPSVKEETVRQHHRQKSWTQKILKPTLSDHSEGERVDPALPLEKQPWYHGAITRAEAESRLQPCKEAGYLVRNSESGTSRYSIALKTSQGCVHIIVAQTKDNKYTLNQTSAVFDSIPEVVHYYSNEKLPFKGAEHMTLLYPVHSKLH